From a single Miscanthus floridulus cultivar M001 chromosome 8, ASM1932011v1, whole genome shotgun sequence genomic region:
- the LOC136474838 gene encoding uncharacterized protein, with the protein MDTDAAGMDEAEAAFFARRGRRCCCFPWPASSSSSHQRVGGGAAAAAEETWWQRAVDAVLKVREWSELVAGPRWKTFIRRFGRSGPPTRPHHHFGSRKLNYDALSYALNFDEGHGASPEGDYTGYRDFSARFVAPPASAKSSMDLGGRDAPPLFNPPPLPPHDGAGRA; encoded by the coding sequence ATGGACACCGACGCCGCGGGCATGGACGAGGCGGAGGCGGCCTTCTTCGCGCGCCGGGGCCGCCGGTGCTGCTGCTTCCCCTggcccgcctcctcctcctcctcccaccagcgggtcggcggcggcgccgcggcggcggcggaggagaccTGGTGGCAGCGCGCGGTGGACGCGGTGCTCAAGGTGCGCGAGTGGTCGGAGCTGGTGGCCGGCCCGCGGTGGAAGACCTTCATCCGGCGGTTCGGCCGCAGCGGGCCACCCACGCGGCCGCACCACCACTTCGGCAGCCGCAAGCTCAACTACGACGCGCTCAGCTACGCGCTCAACTTCGACGAGGGCCACGGCGCCAGCCCCGAGGGCGACTACACCGGCTACCGCGACTTCTCCGCGCGCTTCGTCGCCCCGCCGGCCTCCGCCAAGTCGTCCATGGACCTCGGCGGCCGCGACGCGCCTCCACTCTTCaacccgccgccgctgccgccccaCGACGGAGCCGGCCGGGCCTGA